Below is a genomic region from Rhizobium sp. 007.
TGCTGCTCGTGGTGAACGGGACAAGCTACGAAGAAGCGGCCGCGATCTGCGACTGCCAAGTGGGCACCATCAAGAGCCGGGTGAGCCGCGCTCGCAACCATCTTCTTGAAATGCTCGGCGAGACGCAATCTTCCGAAGCAGCCTCGTTACACTGACAGGGGTGCGCAGCCATGAGCCGCCACGACAGGAACGAATGGATCGCCAAGAGGGCCTATGCACTTTGGGAAGCGTCCGGGCGCCAACATGGCCGCGATGGCGAGCACTGGGCACAGGCTGTGCGAGAGCGCGACGAGCTGGAGCGCACGCAGGCTTCGGCCGACGGGCGCGAGGTGCTGGTCCGGTTCAGACCAAGACCACCGGCCGCCACGTCGCCGAAACCCATCGCCCGCCCGCCGGCGATCGCGAGCGGCTGATGGATGATGCAGTCCTGCCGTCTGCCCCCTTTGCGATGAGACGCCGGCTAAGGTTCTTATCAGCCGAGACGGGTCGCTTCCTTCACCCTGTTGCGCGATAACGGCAGATCGACCAGCCGCTTTCCCGTCGCATTGCGGATTGCGTTGGCGAGTGCTGCACAGGTCGGCCCCTGCGCCGCCTCGCCTGTACCGAGGAAGGGCTGACCGGGCCGATCGAGAATATGCACTTCGACGCTTTCTGGAACGCTCCCGAAGCGCAGTATCGGATAGCTCGCCCAATCGGTGCTGGTAATGCGGGTGCGATCGAAGGTGACGGCTTCATAGAGCGTCCAACTGATCGATTGCAGGATGCCGCCCTCCGTCTGGTTGCGGATCCCGTCGGGATTGACGGCCTGACCGGCATCGATGGCGGCAACGGCGCGCAGCACCTGCACACGGCCGGTTTCGCGCTCGATCTTCGCTTCCAGTGCGACCGCCAGATAGGCGGCACGGTTCTTGTAACGCGCAAATGCAAAGCCGCGACCGTGACCGGAAGGCACTTCGCCCCTCCCCCAGCCGAATTTGTCGGCCGCGAGCTTCACGACGTCGCTGGCACGATCATCTTCCAGATGACGTAGGCGGAATTCGACAGGATCGGCTTTGGCGGCAATAGCCATCTCGTCCATGGCGCTTTCGATCGAGAAGACATTGGCATAAGCCCCAAGGCCGCGCAGCGCCGAAACCCGTAGCGGCATGTCGGGCAGGAAATGCCACAGCACCCGGCGGTTCGGGATCGCATAGAGAGGATCGGCATTCCGATCGCCGCTGCCATTGGGACTGATGCTGAGTTTCGGCGGTTCTAAGGGCGTCGGCTGTTCCTTGGCGCGGCCGACAAGCAGCGAGCCGGCATTGCCGGGGCGCGTGCTATGGGTATTGCTCCACACATCATAGGTCCAGTTGTCGATCCTGCCGCTTGCATCGAGCGATGCCCGGACCTTGGACACCATGCCAGGCCCGTAAGGTTCCCACATATGCTCCTGCTCGCGCATCCACTGGACACGCACAGGGCGGCCGGGAATTTTCATGGCGATGAGTGCTGCATCGGCAGCTGCGTCGTCAGCGCCGTTGTGCCCGTAGCAGCCGGACCCTTCCATGTGGATGACACGCACCTTCTCCTCCGGCATCGCCAGCATCTGGGCAATCGCACCCCGATCGGGGAAAACCCCCTGCGTGTGCGACCAGATATCAAGGCTGCCGTCGGCCTTCAGATGCGCGACCGCACAGGAAGGACCGATCGAACCGTGCATCTGGTAGGGCCGCGTGAAGGTTGCCTCGTAGATCGCGCCGTTCGAAAAGCTCGGATGGCCGGATTCGGCCACTGTGCCGACATCCTTTTCCAGAGCTGTGAGAGCAGCGGCAAGATCGGACTGTTGCGGAAGCGTTGCAGGTTCGTCCCAATGCGCCGCTTTTTCGACGGCGCGCATGGCCTTGATCGCCTGCCATTCTTTCTCCGCCACGACGGCAAGGAAACTGCCGTCGCGGATGACCGAGATGACGCCAGCCATGGCGGCGGCCGCCGTGGCGTCGATGTCTTTCAATGTGGCGCCATAGCTCGGCGGACGGATTACGCGCGCGTGCACCATTCCTTCGAGGCGCAGGTCCTGCACATAGGCTGCAGCACCGGTGACCTTGCCCGGGATGTCGATGCGCTGCACATCACGGCCGATGATGCTCAGCGCATCGGGTTGTTTCAGTTTCGATTGCGGCTGGGCTTCGACGTGCAGGAACTGGCCCGACACCAGCTCGCCATAGGTCGTCGATCTGCCGTCCGGCCCGGAGACGCTTTTCTTTTTCGCCCTGAGCTGGTCTGGGGGCAGGTTAAAACGGCGCGCTGCCTCGGCGATCAGCAGCCCGCGAACCTGCGCGGCTGCGTTGCGGATGGCAGTGCCGCTGTTCTGCATCGACTGGCTGCCTGCCGTAAACCCTTCGTCGGGCGTGCGCCCCGTATCGGCGGTCACGAGCGTGATGTCTGAGGGATCGACTTCCAGTTCCTCTGCGGCGACCTGGATGAGGGCCGTGCCGATCCCCTGTCCAAGCTCCACCTTGCCGGTAAACACCGTGATCTTGCCGTCAGAATCGATCCTTATCCAGCTATCGAGATAGCGGTCGTCATCCAGGCTGCCCGGCAACTTCGGTTTTTCGGGCGCCGCAGTCGGTATCTCTTGGGCCAGCGCACGGATCGTGGAGAAGCTGACGATGAGAGCGCCGGTGCCGGCAAGCAGGCCGCGCCGGCTCATTTCATGTCTGGTGAGAATATCCATCATCCGGCACTCCTTTTGGCGGCCGGAAGCCCGGCAGCTTTCATCAGTTCACTCGCGCGCCTGATGGCGGCAAGGATGCGCATATGTGTGCCGCAGCGACAGAGATTGGTCCGCAACGCCGATCGGATTTCCTCGTCAGTCGGCGTGGCATTCTGCTTCAGAAGCGCTGCTGCGCTCATCATCATGCCGGGAATGCAGTAGCCGCATTGCGCCGCCTGTTTCTCGATGAAGGCGGCCTGCAGCGGTCCGGGCTTTTCAGCTGTTCCAAGCCCTTCCACAGTCACGATTTCCTTGCCTTCGACGACGATGAGCGGCGTCACGCACGAAAGCACCGCCTGGCCGTCGACCATGACGGTGCAGGCGCCGCATTGGCCAAGGCCGCAGCCAAATTTTGCGGCGTTGAGATCAAGATCGTTGCGAAGCACGTAAAGCAATGGCGTGTCGGGCTCGCTGGCGACCTCGTGGGTGTGTCCGTTGACGTTGAGCGTTGTCATCTCAGCTCCTTCGCGCCGACATTGGACGGCGCTCGTTCAATTCCTTCCGAGGGGCGGACGGCGACAAAATATTCACCGGACCGCGTGCGGTTGACGCGTTGCAACAGATCGGGCCAAGGATCGCCCGTCGTAAAGCGCTGGCGCATGAAACCGAGCAGATCGGCGATCTGCTGGTCGTTCAATGCCCCGGCAAAGCCGGGCATCACGGCGCTTGGCTCACCGTCGGCCGGTGGCAGGCCGAAAAGCACGACATTGACAATGTTTTGCGGATTGGGCGCGTTGACGGCGGTGCTGAGATTGAAATTCAGTCCTCCAAACGGCGCGGCGCGGCCGGCTTCATGACAAGTCGCACAAGCCGCGCCATAGATGGCTGCACCCGGATGAGAGGCAAGTTCGGCCGACGCCTTGTTCTCGTCAATCGCCGCCGTCACTATGCCATCTTGCTCCGGAACGAACTGCTTCTTCAGCTCTTCGCCCCTTCGAACGCGTTCGCCAGACGGTTCGCCCATGATCGAGGCGACATAGGCTGCGATTGCATTGATATCGCTGTCGGGAAGCGCACCGAGATTGCCGGTGACTTCAGCCATCGGACCACGCGAGACGCCGTGGAACGCGTGGTAGCCATGACGCAGATAGAACGCGAGCGACTCCTTGTCCCACGGGATCGGCGAGGGGCTTTGCGCATTAATCGCATAAGCCTGCCAGCCTTCCGCCTCGCCGCCGCCGAAGTGCCTGCCGCGCTCCTCGGCACCAAAGGCGTTGCGAGGCGTGTGGCAAGCGCCGCAGTGGCCAAGGCCTTCGGTAAGATAGGCGCCGCGGTTCCATTCCTCGCTTTTCTGCGGATCGGGCGCGAAGGCGCCCTTGTCGAAGAAGACCAGTTTCCAGGCGGCAAGGATGGGGCGGACATGCAGGAGGTACGGCAGCTCGTTTTTGGGTGCCGTCGCCTTGACGGGCGTGCGCGTCATCAAAAAGGCATAGAGTGCCTTGTTGTCCTCGTCGGTGACGCGGGTAAAATGATCATAGGGAAATGCCGGATAAAGATGATCGCCCTTTCGATCCACTCCTTCGCGCATGGCGCGCTGGAAGGCAGCCTCGCTCCAGCGTCCGATACCGGTTTCATCGTCCGGCGTGATGTTCGTCGAATAAATAATCCCGAAAGGCGTCGGCAGTTTAAGCCCCCCGGAAAAAGCTTCCCTTCCCGGGACCGTATGACAGGCGATACAGTTTCCGACCGCCGCGAGGCTGGCTCCCTTGGCGATCAGTGCGTTATCGAAGCGCATGGTCTTTGAAGGGTTTTGCGGCTTGATTTCGGGGCGCCAGGCAAGAAAAAAGAATGCGAGACCGAAAACGATGAAGAGGGTAAGGATCGTCGACAGCAGTCTGATGGCTCGCATTGCCGATATGACCCTCCCAGGAGTGCAAACCGAACTGCACAAAACGCAAGGAGCAGGAATTTGTTCCCGAAATAGGTGCTGGTATCGCTAGCGTTTGGCGATCGTGGCGCGCTCTTGAAGGATCCGAGCCTGGTCATTTTCGCTGGCGCGCATCAGACGTCCGGTGGCGCGCAGCATCGCGATCAGGTCAGTTCCATCGATGGATGCCTTGGTCATCTGGAGCTGTTCGAACTCGGCCGCCGCCTGCTGCCAGTTTTCGGCCTCGCGCCCGCAGGGGCGTCCCTCCGCCTCCCATATGGCATATGCGCGCTGGCTGATCCAATCTTCCTTGTTGTAAACCATGACACCCAACTAAAATGGAGAGAAATATTCGTCTGAAGGTTGCCAGATTTCGCTTACGGAGTTGTTACTTCGCCTCAGACCGGAAGCGCGGTTTGCGCGGTATCACGCGGGAAACAGCGCCGC
It encodes:
- a CDS encoding (2Fe-2S)-binding protein; translated protein: MTTLNVNGHTHEVASEPDTPLLYVLRNDLDLNAAKFGCGLGQCGACTVMVDGQAVLSCVTPLIVVEGKEIVTVEGLGTAEKPGPLQAAFIEKQAAQCGYCIPGMMMSAAALLKQNATPTDEEIRSALRTNLCRCGTHMRILAAIRRASELMKAAGLPAAKRSAG
- a CDS encoding DUF2934 domain-containing protein; protein product: MVYNKEDWISQRAYAIWEAEGRPCGREAENWQQAAAEFEQLQMTKASIDGTDLIAMLRATGRLMRASENDQARILQERATIAKR
- a CDS encoding molybdopterin cofactor-binding domain-containing protein, whose amino-acid sequence is MDILTRHEMSRRGLLAGTGALIVSFSTIRALAQEIPTAAPEKPKLPGSLDDDRYLDSWIRIDSDGKITVFTGKVELGQGIGTALIQVAAEELEVDPSDITLVTADTGRTPDEGFTAGSQSMQNSGTAIRNAAAQVRGLLIAEAARRFNLPPDQLRAKKKSVSGPDGRSTTYGELVSGQFLHVEAQPQSKLKQPDALSIIGRDVQRIDIPGKVTGAAAYVQDLRLEGMVHARVIRPPSYGATLKDIDATAAAAMAGVISVIRDGSFLAVVAEKEWQAIKAMRAVEKAAHWDEPATLPQQSDLAAALTALEKDVGTVAESGHPSFSNGAIYEATFTRPYQMHGSIGPSCAVAHLKADGSLDIWSHTQGVFPDRGAIAQMLAMPEEKVRVIHMEGSGCYGHNGADDAAADAALIAMKIPGRPVRVQWMREQEHMWEPYGPGMVSKVRASLDASGRIDNWTYDVWSNTHSTRPGNAGSLLVGRAKEQPTPLEPPKLSISPNGSGDRNADPLYAIPNRRVLWHFLPDMPLRVSALRGLGAYANVFSIESAMDEMAIAAKADPVEFRLRHLEDDRASDVVKLAADKFGWGRGEVPSGHGRGFAFARYKNRAAYLAVALEAKIERETGRVQVLRAVAAIDAGQAVNPDGIRNQTEGGILQSISWTLYEAVTFDRTRITSTDWASYPILRFGSVPESVEVHILDRPGQPFLGTGEAAQGPTCAALANAIRNATGKRLVDLPLSRNRVKEATRLG
- a CDS encoding DUF2934 domain-containing protein: MSRHDRNEWIAKRAYALWEASGRQHGRDGEHWAQAVRERDELERTQASADGREVLVRFRPRPPAATSPKPIARPPAIASG
- a CDS encoding cytochrome c, with the translated sequence MRFDNALIAKGASLAAVGNCIACHTVPGREAFSGGLKLPTPFGIIYSTNITPDDETGIGRWSEAAFQRAMREGVDRKGDHLYPAFPYDHFTRVTDEDNKALYAFLMTRTPVKATAPKNELPYLLHVRPILAAWKLVFFDKGAFAPDPQKSEEWNRGAYLTEGLGHCGACHTPRNAFGAEERGRHFGGGEAEGWQAYAINAQSPSPIPWDKESLAFYLRHGYHAFHGVSRGPMAEVTGNLGALPDSDINAIAAYVASIMGEPSGERVRRGEELKKQFVPEQDGIVTAAIDENKASAELASHPGAAIYGAACATCHEAGRAAPFGGLNFNLSTAVNAPNPQNIVNVVLFGLPPADGEPSAVMPGFAGALNDQQIADLLGFMRQRFTTGDPWPDLLQRVNRTRSGEYFVAVRPSEGIERAPSNVGAKELR